A genomic segment from Chanos chanos chromosome 2, fChaCha1.1, whole genome shotgun sequence encodes:
- the gfra4b gene encoding GDNF family receptor alpha-2, whose product MLKSVYESGGAELQLMDRSTTGSDLSIIFKRFEEGKEELTHAGPHRTTLQVLLCGGRDCLLAGDSCSSDDTCSPRLRTLRQCVAGDGNMKLGPGARSQCSNAVSALLSSPLHGCQCRRGMKKEKNCLSIYWSLYQSGIHGLNLVESYPYESVERGHDYVRLASITAGKHTITTLISSYSEVGMTTVNRCLDAAKACNVDEVCQKLRTEYVSACIKPSAKSGLCNRAKCNKALRKFFDRVPATYTHELLFCPCSDTACSERRRQTIVPSCSYEGVEKPSCLTQMRTCQSDYVCRSRLAQFQYDCQPEEQSASGCKQGNYAVCLVAYTGLIGSPITPNYVDNSTSNVSPWCSCVASGNEREKCTEFLNYFIDNICLRNALETFGNGMDLTPTPSQSGQKGSVTDKGIQHNTGVFVTMDTEQNPVIPTQDTENKRLWDDSTVPLNNPHDSAPQSAQVSLLLLSTCCSPSALFILSSRLSELHPSSRTQQWIIIVVIIVIIIVIINQLQKLQTGKSVQSKKASNRLFMYLSQNNLLDPFKDFKASYLIENAVVQALYSASSSSPSPAVILLEQSTAFNNICYEILLPSVLNLGTGGLALSWFSSYLTNCSHHAKHHIKVQNELESLWAISLIPNSSLFHNVSRFQGKIACSITYPSEKTLDSQLVFASEISSCRPIQVLAEHSKTGNGILSTETPFSPKFIPDDDFKSKHDQ is encoded by the exons CTCTGCAGGTGCTGCTGTGTGGAGGGAGGGACTGTCTGCTGGCTGGCGACTCCTGTTCCAGTGATGACACATGCAGCCCTCGTTTGCGGACATTGCGCCAGTGCGTGGCAGGAGACGGCAATATGAAGCTGGGCCCCGGTGCCCGCAGCCAGTGCTCCAATGCAGTGTCTGCTTTGCTTTCCAGCCCGCTACATGGCTGCCAATGCCGGAGGGGcatgaagaaagagaagaattgCCTCAGTATATACTGGAGTCTGTACCAGTCTGGCATCCATG GGCTAAATTTGGTGGAGAGTTATCCATATGAGTCAGTGGAGAGAGGTCACGACTACGTCCGTTTGGCCTCCATCACAGCAGGCAAGCACACAATCACCACGCTAATAAGCAGTT ATTCTGAGGTTGGTATGACAACTGTGAATCGTTGCCTGGACGCAGCCAAGGCATGTAATGTGGACGAGGTGTGCCAGAAGCTACGCACTGAGTACGTGTCAGCTTGCATCAAGCCATCCGCCAAATCTGGCCTCTGCAACAGAGCCAAATGTAACAAAGCCCTGCGCAAGTTCTTTGACCGCGTGCCGGCAACGTACACGCACGAGCTGTTGTTCTGCCCCTGTAGTGACACGGCCTGCTCAGAGAGACGCCGGCAGACCATTGTCCCCAGCTGCTCCTATGAAGGGGTGGAGAAACCCAGCTGTCTTACTCAGATGAGAACCTGTCAGTCTGACTATGTTTGCAG GTCACGTTTGGCTCAGTTTCAGTATGACTGCCAACCAGAGGAGCAGTCTGCTAGTGGCTGTAAGCAGGGAAACTATGCCGTCTGTCTTGTGGCCTACACTGGCCTCATAG gtaGCCCTATAACTCCTAACTATGTCGATAACTCCACCTCCAATGTGTCACCCTGGTGCTCCTGTGTAGCCAgtggtaatgagagagagaagtgtacTGAGTTCCTGAACTATTTCATAGACAACATCTGTCTCA GAAATGCTCTCGAGACATTTGGAAATGGGATGGACCTCACGCCAACACCCAGCCAGTCGGGGCAGAAAGGCTCTGTGACAGATAAAGGAATACAGCACAACACTGGAGTATTTGTTACTATGGATACAGAACAGAACCCAGTAATTCCCACACAG gacacagaaaacaagagactCTGGGATGACTCCACTGTTCCCCTCAACAATCCTCACGACTCTGCTCCTCAGTCTGCTCAGGTGtccctgctt CTATTATCAACCTGTTGCTCACCCAGTGCATTGTTCATTCTGTCTTCAAGACTGTCAGAATTACACCCCTCCTCTAGAACCCAACAATGGATCATtatcgtcgtcatcatcgtcatcatcatcgtcatcattaACCAGCTTCAAAAATTACAGACTGGAAAGTCTGTCCAATCAAAAAAAGCCTCCAATCGACTCTTCATGTACCTATCCCAGAACAACCTCCTGGATCCTTTCAAAGATTTCAAAGCCTCCTACTTGATTGAAAATGCAGTAGTGCAGGCACTCTACTCTGCCTCATCTTCTTCTCCCTCACCAGCAGTTATCCTCCTGGAACAATCTACTGCGTTCAACAACATCTGTTACGAGATACTTCTGCCCTCTGTCTTGAATCTAGGAACCGGAGGATTGGCTCTGTCATGGTTTTCTTCCTACCTGACAAATTGTTCCCACCATGCTAAGCATCATATCAAAGTACAGAATGAGCTGGAGTCCCTATGGGCCATTTCCTTGATCCCAAATTCTTCACTTTTTCACAATGTCTCCAGGTTCCAG GGCAAGATAGCCTGCTCTATCACGTATCCCTCTGAAAAGACCTTGGACAGCCAGCTGGTGTTTGCTTCTGAGATCTCATCCTGTAGACCCATACa GGTGCTGGCAGAGCACTCTAAGACTGgcaatggcattctctctacaGAAACCCCATTTTCTCCAAAGTTCATTCCCGACGACGATTTTAAATCCAAGCACGATCAATAG